Below is a window of Nitrospirota bacterium DNA.
AAACCGTGGTCCAGGACCTGGGCCGGTTCGAGGTCAACCTGGAGGAGTCCCGGCTCACGCTCGACGAGCTGCGCCAGAAGATCGACCAGATGGGCCCCATCAACGTCGACGCACTCCAGGAGTACAACGAGCTGAAGGAGCGGTATGATCTGCTGACCACCCAGCAGAACGACATCAACGAGTCCATCAGCAATCTCAGGGCCACCATTGCGAAGCTCGACGGGGAAACGAAGGAGCTCTTCAGCGAGGCCTTCAACGCGATCCAGGTGAAGTTCCGTGAGGTCTTCTCCCTGCTGTTCGAGGGCGGCAAGGCGGAGCTCGTGCTGCTCGACGAGGCAAACATCCTGGAATCGGGCATCGAGATCATCGCGCAGCCCCGGGGGAAGAAATTCCAGAGCATCGCCCTGCTCTCGGGCGGCGAGCGTGCCCTCACGGCGATCGCCCTGCTCTTCGCGGCCTTCCTGGTGAAGCCCAGCCCCTTCTGCATGCTCGATGAGGTGGACGCCCCGCTCGATGAGGCGAACGTCACGCGGTTCACCCGCCTCATCCGGAAGATGAGCGAGCATTCCCAGTTCATCACGATCACCCACAACAAGCGGACCATGGAAACGGCCGATGCGCTGTACGGCATCACCATGGAGGAGCCCGGGTGCTCCCGCGTTGTGTCGGTGCGTCTCCGGGAAGAGGCGGCGCTGGTCTAACCGTCGTTCAGGGCGCCCGCACTGGGCGCCCCTTCCCCTGCCTCCTCAGCCTTCCGGGCGATCTTTGCAATTCACCTGTCCCCGGTTCTGTGCTATCCTGCCTGACAGGGCCCTCGCGCCCCGCTGTATGATAAATACCTCACCGATCCTCCCGGCGCTGACCGTAGCTCTTGTTCTGCTGCTCGCTTTTCCCCTGACCGCACGGACCCAAACGGCCGAGGGCGGCCCGGCGCAGGATCAGCCGTTGCTCCCGGAAAACTTCCAGCGCATCAAGTTCGAATTCGAACCCGATGCCTATTACACGGACGTGGAACTGATCCTCGCGCTGACGAAAGAACCCATCCCCTACATCGGCGAAAGGACCGAGTCGGAGATCTATGGGACCCTCCTCTCCCGCGCGGCCGTCCTGCCGCGGTTCATCGTGCTCGAAGGAAGCGTCAACCCCATGCCCTATCTGGGCGTGTATGTGAAGAAACACGATCCGGGACTGTACGAGGACGCCCAGATCTCAGGCAGCTTCAACTGGATCCAGGCCCTGACCGCCGGGTTCGAAGAGCCCTGGGCAGTCTCGCTCCTTGCGGGGAACGTGGTCGCCTTCGACATTTCGGGCAGCGGGGACATCAAGGGAAACGGCTACAGCGGCTACCTGTTCAGCGCGGGCAATTATCATATCAAGAACAACACGATGATCCGTGACCGCTGGCGGGAGATCGAATGGAAGATGAAGGGGGACCGGAAATCACCGGTCAAGAAACTGAGCTGAAGTTTTCGCATCGGGACCAAGCTCCATGGCAACCCTGACGTCACCGACATCCTGTACCTCTCCGTCAGGAGGAGCAGGCTGGATTACAGGCCTCAAGGATCCTCGCTGCTGTACAACAGCGGGTTTGAATACACAATAGACCTGGAAAGGAAGACCTTTGCGCCCATAAGGCATTATTCTTACGTGGACAAGAAATGGCCGATCGAGAACAGACAGATCGCCTTGTCGCTTGCCGCGGGCTTTGTGTGGGAGTCGGCGAAAACATACACGGGGGCGCTTGCGACGGGAGAGGGAACGGGTTTTCAATTCCTGTTGAGGCCGAACATCGAGTTCTGATCGCGGGGCAGAGAGATTCGAAAAGATCGGGCTTTCTGCTCCATGCACTTCACGGGTGCGGGAGCGGGCGGCCTCATCCTTACCGGTGTCTTTTAACTTCTCCGGCGAGTGTCCACATCAGGACAATTGTCTCGGTGCAGGAACGAAAACATTGACGACGTCCGTCGTACGTTCCCGGGAGACGGGGGGCATCATTGCTCACCAGGGTCATAGAGCTTCTTCACGCAGTCGGGGCAGATCCCGTGCGTGAATTCAGCCTCCGAATGCTCCCGGATGTAGGACTCGATCTGCTGCCAGGAGCCCTTGTCGTCGCGGATCTTTTTGCAGGACGAGCAGATAGGCAGGATCCCGTGCAGCGTGCTGATCGTGGCAAGGGCGTTCTGAAGCTTCGCGATGAGATCCTCTTTTTCTGAATCCACTTTATGCTTGTACAGCGCGACCTCGATGGCGATGTGCAATTCCCGGTCATTGCACGGCTTGATGACATAGCCATAAGGCTCGGTGATCTTTGCCTCCTGAAATATTTTTTCTTCGGAAAACGCCGTGAGATAAATCACCGGGATGCTGAAGCGCTTTCGTATCACCTCGGCTGTCTTGATCCCGTCCAGGACCCCGTTCAGCATGATATCCATGAGCACAATATCGGGATTCTGCGCGGCGACCCGAGCGATGGCGGCCTCTCCCGAAGAAACCGCATCAATGACTTCATAGCCGAAGTGCGTGATCCTGTTCTTCAGGTCCGTCGCAACCAGGACCTCATCCTCTACAATCAAGATCCGCGGAGCAGTCATCGTTCAATTCTCTCCCGTTTTTTCCGCCGCCGGTACGCCCCATGCGTCCGGACCGTTGCCCGGATGATTCCGAATGCTCTACTTCTTCTTTTCCCCTTCAACGGACTGTATGATCTGTTCGCGCGTTACTTCCTCTGTTGACACGGATGCCACCTCATAATCCAGGCCGGGCAAACCGGCGCTCTCAAGCCTTTCACGGACACTCATTTCCTTCCCCGCGGAACAGAGGAGCGCCCGTATCTGATCGCCCTGTCGGACGACGGTGACCCGGTCTGGTGCTGAAGGATGTTCCGATGCATCTTCCAGCCGGTTCATTTCACCCTGCAGGCCCCGATCGAGGCTGGTTCTTATCGTCAACCCGCCGCGGTACACATTCTGGTCCCCGAACAACCGGAGCAGGATCTGTTCCAGAACCGCGTCGGAGCATTGCCTGGCGCGCGTTGCTTCGAGAGCAGTGAAGGTGAACCTGCCGGCAGCCTGCTGCCTGAGGACCGGCTGCGTCTGCAACGCGGCTTGATATACGTCGTCGGTAATGATCCTTGCCTGGGCCATGTTGAACAGCACCTGATCCCGCCTTTTTCTTGCATTGTCCGGGCGTTTGAAGGGGTTATAATAGCGCGGACTGGGAAGCATGCCGGCGAGCAGCGCAGCTTCAGCGGGGGACAGCTCCGAAGCGTGTTTGTCGAGATAGTAGCGGCTCGCGGCCTCGATGCCGTACAGGTTGTCCCCCCACTCCACCTCGTTCAGGTAGATCTGGAGGATCTGTCGCTTCGTCAGCACTTCCTCGGCCCTGCGGGCCAGGATGTATTCCTGGAGCTTCCGGGTCAGCGTCTTCTCCCGCGTAAGCAGGACGTTCTTGATCATCTGCTGCGTGATCGTGCTCCCGCCCCGCGCGAACCGCCGCCTCTGTACGTCGAGGACCAGCGCGTCCCAGGCGGCCTTGTAGTTGACGCCCTTATGCTCGAAGAAGGTGTCGTCCTCCGCGATCACGACGGCCTGGATCACGATATCCGGCAGCGAGGCGATGGGCACCCAGATCCGGTACCTCCCGTCATAGAACTCAGTCAGGAGCCGTCCTTCACGGTCCAGCACCTCGGAGGCCGCTGCGGGTCGGTAGTGTTTCAGCTTGGATACGTCGGGCAGATGGGAAAGGGCCAGGAGGGCCCAGCAGGCAAGGACCACGGCGCAGAGCGCTATGATGCCGAGCCCTGCGAAAAAGATCTTTTTCATCGCGGAAGGCTACTTCTTCTCCTCGCTTTTGGATTCGCGGCGGTCGCGTTTCTCCCCTCTACAGAGGGGATCTTCATCCGCGGCTCAGCCCCACCCGATGGTGCGATTGAACCAGATGACCGCGACAAGCAGCGCGATCAGGATGACAGCCGTGACGATCGTATCAGACATGGTAACCCTCCGCTTCGGTTCTGCTGAACGGTTGGCGTGCTAATTCGCGGCCGCAAGGTCACGGAGCGCCTGTATCGTGACCGGATCATCCCAGTTCCTCGGGCCGATCACCTTGTATTTCACCATGCCGCTGCGGTCGAGAACGTAGGTTTCCGGGAACTTGAAGGTGCCATAACGGTTCGCGGTCTCGTGGCCCGGGTCGAGCAGGACCGGCAGGGTGAGCCTGTTCCGCTCCAGAAAGGACCTGACCGACTCCGCTCCCCCTTCATCGACGCTCACCGGCAGCATGATGAAGTCAGTGCCGGCCATGGTACGGAGCAGCCTGTCCAGCGTCGGGATCTCTTCAACGCAGGGCGGGCACCAGGTGGCCCAGAAGTGGACCATCACAACCTTGCCGCGAAAATCCGCGAGCCCGACCTTCCGGCCGTCCAGGGCAGGAAGCGTGAATTCCGGGGCGCGGTCCCCTTCTGCGACGATCTTCGAAGCCTTCGAACCTCCCTTGGCCAGGACCAGGAAAACAAGCAGCATGCCGACTGCCGCGCCGAGCATTGCCAGGACCACAACTTTTTTCGCAGCCTTACCCATCGTTCCCTCTGCCGGCCGTTGACTCATAGCCCGCTCCTGCCCTGACGGGCAGCCGCCTGCACCCGCTGCCCGATTGCTGACAGACGGGATTATACCTCACTTGGCGAGGACAGGGCAAGGACCTTTTCGAGACGGTCCGCGGAGCGGCCCCCCCTGCCGCGGCGAATCCGCAGCAGAGGCCCTGTTGCT
It encodes the following:
- a CDS encoding transglycosylase domain-containing protein — its product is MKKIFFAGLGIIALCAVVLACWALLALSHLPDVSKLKHYRPAAASEVLDREGRLLTEFYDGRYRIWVPIASLPDIVIQAVVIAEDDTFFEHKGVNYKAAWDALVLDVQRRRFARGGSTITQQMIKNVLLTREKTLTRKLQEYILARRAEEVLTKRQILQIYLNEVEWGDNLYGIEAASRYYLDKHASELSPAEAALLAGMLPSPRYYNPFKRPDNARKRRDQVLFNMAQARIITDDVYQAALQTQPVLRQQAAGRFTFTALEATRARQCSDAVLEQILLRLFGDQNVYRGGLTIRTSLDRGLQGEMNRLEDASEHPSAPDRVTVVRQGDQIRALLCSAGKEMSVRERLESAGLPGLDYEVASVSTEEVTREQIIQSVEGEKKK
- a CDS encoding response regulator, with the protein product MTAPRILIVEDEVLVATDLKNRITHFGYEVIDAVSSGEAAIARVAAQNPDIVLMDIMLNGVLDGIKTAEVIRKRFSIPVIYLTAFSEEKIFQEAKITEPYGYVIKPCNDRELHIAIEVALYKHKVDSEKEDLIAKLQNALATISTLHGILPICSSCKKIRDDKGSWQQIESYIREHSEAEFTHGICPDCVKKLYDPGEQ
- a CDS encoding TlpA disulfide reductase family protein, giving the protein MSQRPAEGTMGKAAKKVVVLAMLGAAVGMLLVFLVLAKGGSKASKIVAEGDRAPEFTLPALDGRKVGLADFRGKVVMVHFWATWCPPCVEEIPTLDRLLRTMAGTDFIMLPVSVDEGGAESVRSFLERNRLTLPVLLDPGHETANRYGTFKFPETYVLDRSGMVKYKVIGPRNWDDPVTIQALRDLAAAN